The following coding sequences are from one Leptolyngbya sp. NIES-3755 window:
- a CDS encoding hypothetical protein (hypothetical protein LYNGBM3L_26490;~similar to AA sequence:cyanobase_aa:LBDG_46530), whose translation MSYSIEQRRNPYIIGRPITEPDRFFGRDRLFEFITDSLLQGSQVILLHGQRRIGKSSVLAQIPRSIDLKNFAFVPLSLEGDSRKSLGEVLYELARDTLQQYDCLKSRINLPSIKEFQHDPRLFLRRFIPDLRRELAVENIVLLLDEFDSLHNQEVDDAAEHLFKYLQAGVYESPNLYLIPVIGRQLDDLPAMLSLFREAPNHEVGLLDRRSAEQLITIPAKGLLEYDLDAIDAILELSAGHPYFTQVICFALFTHARNEDRWRVARSDVRANVERAIELGEGGLGWFWEGIPLPERVVFSAAAEVPRARQIEYPELSSLDFSEVEPLELLRECGVELTESIRKGLNNLVDWRFLRTTGNRSGIRPRERRDSIPPSISTYRVSIELVRRWLVQRHPIRRELRELEDLDLKAQTLYETVRVARLRGTTPKLVSLLHEALRLNPNHFEALFELADSLAEMQQFPQALKYYKRAYLVDAVRVRDNYVEALYNYAEELHSLGENDDAIAQLEEAYSMEPDNTQVKRLLDQIQREKHYADQLKVIPITSVSQDAGYISSMAEMSTNQVDLSSLQQNFNQLRAQVVAEAPREVKNRALEHLNDLQEELFTQKKVNGLTLLYVYQWFRNHLPKPLVQAVTEFVDAVSATISHQDKKKSG comes from the coding sequence ATGAGTTACTCGATCGAGCAACGAAGAAATCCCTATATTATTGGTCGTCCGATTACAGAGCCGGATCGCTTTTTCGGACGCGATCGCTTATTTGAGTTCATTACAGATAGTCTCCTTCAAGGTTCACAGGTGATTCTGCTTCACGGACAGCGTCGCATTGGAAAGTCTTCGGTGTTGGCGCAGATTCCTCGATCGATTGACCTGAAAAACTTCGCTTTTGTGCCCTTATCGCTGGAAGGAGATAGCCGAAAATCTCTGGGTGAAGTGCTGTACGAATTAGCACGAGATACATTGCAGCAATACGACTGTCTCAAGTCTCGGATTAACTTACCGTCGATCAAGGAGTTTCAGCATGATCCCCGCTTGTTCTTGCGAAGGTTCATCCCCGATCTGCGACGAGAATTAGCAGTCGAAAACATTGTGCTACTGCTCGACGAATTTGACTCATTGCACAATCAAGAGGTCGATGACGCTGCGGAGCATTTGTTTAAGTATTTGCAAGCAGGAGTTTACGAATCTCCGAATCTTTATCTCATTCCAGTCATCGGCAGACAGTTAGATGACTTACCTGCGATGTTGAGCTTGTTCCGAGAAGCTCCGAATCATGAAGTTGGGTTGCTCGATCGACGCAGTGCAGAACAACTAATCACGATCCCCGCTAAAGGATTGTTAGAGTATGACCTAGATGCGATCGATGCCATTCTCGAACTTTCAGCAGGGCATCCCTATTTCACCCAAGTGATTTGTTTTGCATTGTTCACTCACGCTCGAAATGAAGACCGCTGGAGAGTGGCGCGATCGGATGTCAGAGCCAATGTCGAACGTGCGATCGAGCTGGGTGAAGGGGGTTTGGGCTGGTTCTGGGAAGGCATTCCACTCCCGGAGCGAGTTGTTTTTTCCGCTGCTGCTGAAGTTCCTCGTGCTCGTCAAATCGAATACCCAGAACTTTCAAGCTTAGATTTTAGCGAAGTTGAACCTTTGGAACTGCTACGAGAATGTGGGGTTGAACTCACAGAATCGATTCGCAAAGGTCTAAACAATCTGGTCGATTGGCGATTTTTGAGAACGACCGGAAACCGTTCTGGGATTCGTCCAAGAGAGCGGCGTGATTCAATTCCACCAAGTATTTCAACTTATCGAGTCTCGATCGAGCTTGTTCGTCGCTGGTTAGTTCAACGCCATCCCATCCGCCGCGAACTGAGAGAACTTGAAGATCTCGATCTCAAAGCACAAACTTTATACGAAACAGTCAGAGTTGCTAGACTTCGAGGCACAACTCCTAAGTTAGTTAGCTTACTCCATGAAGCACTCCGACTCAACCCCAATCACTTTGAAGCCTTGTTTGAACTTGCAGATAGCTTAGCTGAAATGCAACAGTTTCCTCAAGCTCTGAAGTACTATAAACGAGCTTATCTAGTTGATGCGGTGCGCGTGAGAGATAACTATGTCGAAGCTTTGTACAACTATGCAGAAGAGCTACATAGCTTAGGTGAAAACGATGATGCGATCGCACAATTAGAAGAAGCCTATTCGATGGAGCCTGACAACACTCAGGTGAAACGATTGCTCGATCAGATTCAGCGTGAGAAACACTATGCAGATCAGTTGAAAGTGATTCCGATTACGAGTGTGAGTCAAGATGCGGGATACATTTCATCAATGGCAGAAATGTCCACGAATCAAGTAGATCTGAGTTCATTGCAGCAGAACTTTAATCAGTTACGTGCTCAGGTCGTTGCAGAAGCTCCGAGAGAGGTAAAAAATCGGGCGTTGGAACATTTAAACGATTTGCAAGAAGAGTTGTTTACTCAGAAGAAAGTGAATGGTTTGACGTTACTGTATGTCTATCAATGGTTCCGTAATCATCTACCAAAGCCGTTGGTGCAAGCAGTAACAGAGTTTGTTGATGCTGTGAGTGCGACAATTTCACATCAGGATAAAAAGAAATCTGGCTGA
- a CDS encoding hypothetical protein (hypothetical protein LYNGBM3L_26480;~similar to AA sequence:cyanobase_aa:LBDG_46520) has protein sequence MTESPFLRNPYVPGKPVSPLLFVGRTNEIETAFDQILSRGHLAIWGGSGIGKTSFLQMIAAPQTWTFRGHDPAKAVIVLLSCLGVTPFTAANFWNEVFVVLKDALSDEPEIQQEIEKYLERLTASKDNLRSILRLLGKKEKFLLLLVDDYDVALQANADYTEEDAANFLSDCRNLASHSQESQHFASIVTSLRRLNEAGIKLKPGESPWYNHYLFQPLKPFSETNAAALLGGLPLTPALREGIRDIAGGSPALLQVAGYLLFREFRANRLPNPDAFAEEFRRATEHYFEDNWTFSNETEQTLMMLLALTHLKGRLLKKRYDLGDTDVIFSQKERELRDLEERGVVVCQLHEGKRHYRFASSLMEWWVVKEIENSDEESLQARQRTFLNLMSRRQAETVTNAIRWLWQHKEEVPTILTWLGKLSSALSTGFV, from the coding sequence ATGACCGAATCCCCGTTCTTGAGAAATCCTTATGTTCCTGGAAAACCCGTCTCGCCACTGCTCTTTGTCGGGCGAACAAACGAGATCGAAACGGCATTCGATCAGATTCTCAGTCGGGGACATTTAGCGATTTGGGGCGGCTCTGGTATCGGGAAAACGTCCTTTCTGCAAATGATCGCGGCTCCACAAACCTGGACATTTCGCGGACACGATCCAGCCAAAGCCGTGATCGTACTATTGAGTTGCCTTGGAGTGACCCCGTTTACCGCTGCAAATTTCTGGAACGAAGTTTTTGTCGTGCTCAAGGATGCGCTGAGCGATGAGCCAGAAATTCAGCAAGAAATTGAGAAATATCTGGAGCGATTGACCGCCAGTAAAGATAATCTTCGATCGATTCTCCGACTCTTAGGCAAAAAAGAAAAATTCCTACTCTTGCTCGTCGATGATTACGATGTTGCACTCCAGGCAAACGCGGACTATACCGAAGAAGATGCCGCCAATTTTCTCAGCGATTGTCGGAATCTTGCTTCTCACTCTCAAGAAAGCCAACACTTTGCCAGCATCGTGACTTCTCTTCGCCGTCTGAATGAAGCTGGGATCAAACTCAAACCCGGCGAATCTCCCTGGTACAATCACTATCTTTTTCAGCCCCTCAAACCCTTTAGCGAGACGAATGCTGCTGCGCTTTTAGGCGGATTACCCCTGACACCCGCCCTTCGAGAAGGCATTCGAGATATTGCGGGTGGAAGTCCAGCCCTATTACAAGTGGCGGGCTATCTTTTATTTCGAGAATTTCGTGCCAATCGGCTCCCCAACCCCGATGCCTTCGCTGAAGAATTCCGAAGAGCCACGGAGCATTATTTCGAGGACAACTGGACATTTTCCAACGAGACTGAACAAACCCTGATGATGCTTCTGGCACTGACCCATCTGAAAGGACGGTTACTGAAGAAACGTTATGACCTCGGAGATACGGATGTTATTTTCAGCCAAAAAGAGCGAGAATTGAGGGATCTCGAAGAACGTGGGGTTGTCGTCTGCCAATTACACGAGGGTAAAAGGCACTATCGCTTTGCATCCTCACTAATGGAATGGTGGGTTGTTAAGGAAATTGAAAACAGTGATGAAGAAAGCCTCCAAGCAAGGCAGCGTACTTTCCTGAATTTGATGAGCCGTCGGCAAGCGGAAACGGTGACAAACGCAATTCGCTGGCTGTGGCAACACAAAGAAGAAGTGCCAACAATTTTGACTTGGTTGGGCAAGCTATCTTCTGCACTATCTACTGGATTCGTTTAG
- a CDS encoding PilT protein domain protein (similar to AA sequence:cyanobase_aa:PCC8801_1606): MHLLDTNIVTALYAGDERVIRRLQTLDDPQVGITIITKAELLRGRIDYLLKATNGESLLRAQFLLTQTEQLLDTLRIIPFEQSAIVLFETLKSQRSLRKMGRSDLLISSIALANRATLVTRNLKDFRQVANLKLVNWLDS, encoded by the coding sequence ATGCACTTGTTGGATACTAATATTGTTACTGCCCTTTACGCTGGCGATGAGCGTGTCATCCGTCGGCTTCAAACTCTTGATGATCCTCAAGTTGGAATTACGATCATCACAAAAGCCGAACTTTTAAGAGGACGGATTGATTATCTATTGAAAGCAACAAATGGCGAATCTTTGCTTCGTGCTCAATTCTTGCTCACTCAGACAGAACAACTGTTAGACACGCTCAGAATCATTCCGTTTGAGCAGAGCGCGATCGTGTTGTTTGAAACCTTGAAGAGTCAAAGATCACTTCGCAAAATGGGTCGGTCTGATCTTCTAATTTCGAGTATCGCTCTTGCGAATCGAGCAACATTAGTGACGCGGAATCTTAAAGATTTTAGGCAGGTTGCCAATCTCAAATTAGTGAATTGGCTTGATTCATAG
- a CDS encoding multi-drug efflux transporter (similar to AA sequence:cyanobase_aa:slr0896): protein MVMAPIRDPRIQTEIREFLKLAVPLASAQVAQSATGFADTIMMGRMGADVLAGGGLASIIYMSIMVTTSSMVMGVSPLIAEAFGAGQQTRIQQIARQGLWLSVLVTIPMMIVTGHLDRWMIHTGQTETTVQLANTYLDIMMWGLFPAVGFAALRATVSALSHARPIMIIVIAGTAFNVVWNYILGFGKFGFPQMGLAGLALASVLALWGMFLSLALYILLHPKLRNYRVFHNLHQVRPKILRELAWVGVPIGVFAGLETGFFMVIMLWMGTLGIAALAAHQIVLQTLTVIFMIPLGISFATTVRVGQWLGRKDILGIQQAAGVSLSLTTIVMLGMSIVFLVFPKQVIGIYLDVQNPNNAEIVSLAMPLLMIAAIVQVLDGLQKAVYGCLQGLQDTRIPMFLNVLGFWGVGLSTGYLLSFHFGMGSRGLWIGQSIAIAVVAVLFTGRFLRLIAQRKALNPGN from the coding sequence ATGGTGATGGCTCCGATCCGTGATCCACGGATTCAAACTGAAATTAGAGAATTTTTAAAATTAGCAGTGCCGCTGGCGAGTGCTCAAGTCGCTCAATCTGCAACTGGATTCGCCGATACGATCATGATGGGCAGAATGGGAGCCGATGTCTTGGCTGGTGGAGGACTGGCATCGATTATCTATATGTCGATTATGGTAACGACCAGCAGCATGGTCATGGGAGTGAGTCCTTTGATTGCAGAAGCATTTGGCGCAGGACAACAGACGCGAATTCAGCAAATTGCACGTCAAGGGCTTTGGTTATCGGTGTTGGTGACCATTCCGATGATGATCGTGACGGGACATCTCGATCGCTGGATGATTCACACGGGACAAACAGAAACAACCGTTCAGCTTGCGAATACTTATCTCGATATTATGATGTGGGGATTGTTCCCGGCAGTTGGATTTGCAGCATTGCGAGCAACGGTTTCTGCTCTGTCTCATGCTCGTCCAATTATGATCATTGTGATCGCTGGAACCGCATTTAATGTGGTTTGGAACTATATTTTGGGGTTTGGCAAGTTTGGCTTTCCACAAATGGGACTTGCAGGATTAGCATTGGCGAGTGTACTTGCGCTCTGGGGAATGTTTCTGTCGTTGGCATTGTATATTCTCTTGCATCCGAAGCTAAGGAACTATCGAGTCTTCCACAATCTGCATCAAGTCCGCCCGAAGATTCTGAGAGAACTCGCCTGGGTTGGAGTGCCGATCGGGGTTTTTGCAGGACTTGAAACCGGGTTTTTTATGGTGATTATGCTTTGGATGGGAACGCTCGGAATCGCAGCTTTAGCAGCCCATCAAATCGTATTGCAAACCCTGACCGTGATCTTTATGATTCCGTTGGGAATTTCTTTTGCGACAACCGTGAGAGTGGGGCAATGGTTGGGACGGAAAGATATTCTTGGCATTCAGCAAGCCGCTGGAGTGAGTCTGAGTTTAACCACGATCGTCATGTTGGGAATGTCGATCGTATTTCTCGTATTTCCCAAACAGGTGATCGGCATCTATTTAGATGTGCAAAATCCGAACAATGCAGAGATTGTGTCTTTGGCGATGCCGCTCTTGATGATTGCTGCGATCGTTCAAGTTTTGGATGGGTTGCAAAAGGCGGTTTATGGCTGTTTACAAGGCTTACAGGACACTCGAATTCCAATGTTTCTCAATGTTCTTGGTTTTTGGGGAGTGGGCTTATCCACAGGCTATCTATTGAGCTTCCATTTTGGCATGGGCAG
- a CDS encoding MerR family regulatory protein (similar to AA sequence:cyanobase_aa:Aazo_4125), with product MSRNFLKIQSTQAIISVSIMTVTLPNVLTLEETAAYLRLSPEVVEREAIAGNIPGQSVNSTWRFLKTAIDDWLQNRDQRAVLLRQAGVFADDETLKSLQAQIDLDRQTNLVGND from the coding sequence ATGTCTCGAAACTTTCTCAAGATACAATCGACGCAGGCAATTATTTCTGTTTCTATCATGACAGTTACACTTCCTAATGTTCTTACACTTGAAGAAACCGCTGCGTATCTTCGACTTTCTCCAGAAGTCGTTGAGCGAGAAGCGATCGCGGGTAACATTCCAGGGCAATCCGTCAATAGCACTTGGCGCTTTTTGAAAACCGCGATCGATGACTGGCTGCAAAATCGAGATCAACGCGCTGTCCTTTTGCGGCAAGCAGGTGTATTCGCAGACGATGAAACCTTGAAATCATTACAAGCTCAAATTGATCTCGATCGTCAGACAAATCTGGTAGGCAACGATTAG